A single window of Modestobacter italicus DNA harbors:
- a CDS encoding nucleoside hydrolase: MTLRIAERCRVVVDNDWAGDPDGLVALAHHLLSRANRVVAVTGSANSPVFGPPAGTAAAGARLAQELVDLVDGPHRPLVAAGCDVPVGGGDTASAAADAVVAEARRDDPLPLFLVCAGPLTNVAQALRQAPDVAARLTLVWVAVKGDPDAPEYNRDTDPQAAAEVLGRAELAVRQFPLETYRRCAASVAELEHDLGGAGRVGAWLWQRFTSLPLPDFVELGEVWPLGDSPPVLVTALDDASSTWTGPATRRVCTDVDGRLLVADLLARLRLHERRTAG, translated from the coding sequence GTGACCCTGCGGATCGCCGAGCGCTGCCGGGTGGTGGTCGACAACGACTGGGCCGGCGACCCGGACGGGCTCGTCGCGCTCGCGCACCACCTGCTCAGCCGGGCCAACCGCGTGGTCGCGGTGACCGGGTCGGCGAACAGCCCGGTGTTCGGACCGCCGGCGGGCACCGCGGCCGCCGGGGCCCGGCTCGCCCAGGAGCTGGTCGACCTGGTCGACGGGCCGCACCGGCCGCTGGTGGCCGCCGGCTGCGACGTCCCGGTCGGCGGGGGTGACACCGCGTCCGCGGCGGCGGACGCCGTCGTCGCCGAGGCGCGGCGGGACGACCCGCTGCCGCTGTTCCTGGTCTGCGCCGGACCGCTGACCAACGTGGCCCAGGCCCTCCGGCAGGCGCCGGACGTCGCGGCCCGGCTCACCCTGGTCTGGGTCGCCGTGAAGGGGGACCCGGACGCGCCCGAGTACAACCGGGACACCGACCCGCAGGCCGCCGCGGAGGTGCTGGGCCGGGCGGAGCTCGCGGTGCGGCAGTTCCCGCTGGAGACCTACCGCCGCTGCGCGGCCTCCGTCGCGGAGCTGGAGCACGACCTGGGCGGCGCCGGCCGGGTCGGCGCCTGGCTGTGGCAGCGGTTCACCTCGCTGCCGCTGCCGGACTTCGTCGAGCTCGGCGAGGTGTGGCCGCTGGGCGACAGCCCGCCCGTGCTGGTCACCGCGCTCGACGACGCGTCCAGCACCTGGACCGGGCCCGCGACCCGCCGCGTCTGCACCGACGTCGACGGCCGGCTGCTGGTCGCCGACCTGCTCGCCCGCCTCCGGCTGCACGAGCGCCGGACGGCCGGCTGA